A stretch of Bos taurus isolate L1 Dominette 01449 registration number 42190680 breed Hereford chromosome 5, ARS-UCD2.0, whole genome shotgun sequence DNA encodes these proteins:
- the LOC107132485 gene encoding small ribosomal subunit protein uS10-like translates to MACKDTGKTPVKPDMAIHQIRTTLTSRNLKFLEKACADLIRVAKEKSLKVKGWVWMPTKTLRVTRKTPCDEGSKTWDHFEMRVLKQLIDLYSPSEIVKQITSIIIEPAVKVEVYIADA, encoded by the coding sequence ATGGCTTGTAAAGATACAGGCAAGACTCCCGTGAAGCCAGACATGGCAATTCACCAAATTAGAACCACCCTCACCAGCCGCAACCTCAAGTTTTTGGAGAAGGCATGTGCTGACCTGATCAGGGTTGCCAAGGAAAAGAGTCTCAAAGTGAAAGGATGGGTTTGGATGCCTACCAAGACTCTGAGAGTAACAAGGAAAACTCCTTGTGATGAAGGATCTAAGACTTGGGATCATTTCGAGATGAGGGTCCTAAAGCAACTTATTGACCTGTACAGTCCCTCTGAGATTGTTAAGCAAATCACTTCCATCATCATTGAGCCTGCAGTCAAGGTTGAAGTCTATATTGCAGATGCTTAA